The genomic window ATGAGAGGTTACCAAGGGCGTTACCAAACAGATTGGCGGACCGATGCATGAATTGGCTGCAAAAGTTGATGAATATGCTCTTGGGATGGTCAGTGGTTCTGGATCAACACTTTTTGAAGAGCTTGGACTCTACTATATAGGTCCTGTTGATGGCCATAACATAGATGACCTCGTTGCCATTCTCAAGGAGGTTAAGAGTACCAAGACAACAGGTCCAGTTTTGATCCATGCTGTCATAGAGAAAGGCCGCGGATATCCATATGCTGAGAAAGCTGCAGATCACCAACTTCAAAGTAGGCAGGTCCACGTGCATGGCCATCTTTGGGCCATAGTGCCATTTCCCATTTCACCAtctctaattttgaaaaatattcttttaaatccctttcttcaaataattttctagttcttagtttgttttaaaataatttcaaactcatccatttttcatccttagttttTTTCTTAGATTCCACAAATCcatttttccaataaaattttgctGCCACTCTTCTTCTTGGCAAGCCATTTTCACatctcttttgattttttaaaatgttttaaaataagcaataatcaaattttgtaattactAATGATAGAATTTACGGATTtggttcatgcaaaataaacgggctttggtgggggcccaacatctgagatttaagaataaattcGATTGGATTATGATATTTGGTGATTCCATGCTATGATTTAGTAACATTTGAGCTacattttgtattcattattgtACATTAACcccctctcttgatagcgcatatcGGTTCGACACCCAAGTACGTATTTACTCGCCTCATGGTCACTCCTTATGCTTGTTCGGATTCTCATACGTGCATGATCATTTAGAGTATTCGTTGGTTCATTCATCAATTGCcgcgtcagcttcattttattagtaaagacCCGATTTTAgagacttagaggggtgctacggtctttaccgtaccttcccgataagtaacctgacccccgaacccgatccggtttttcacaaaccgccttttccaaaataaggggtcacacttagggtttttctttcttattttgtttaccctttaaaaataaaataaaaataagtggcgactccaagtcatttttcttaatcaatagaaatcatttttcaaataaaaatcgagctcgccatcgagtggaaaacgcatgagccgaaatgcggggtccacagatAGGTTATTATGCAGTTACATATAATAAtgcaaaataactttttaattttcaaattaaaatattatatgccAGTGTTGAATTTGAGaattggatttatttatttttctatagcTTTTATATGTAGATATATAGGCAGTTGTTTGAGATCCATTGGTCAAAATTCAATGTAAAAACAAACTCATGTGTAATGACATGTTACTTAGATGAAGATTGAGGATGAGATAAATAATTTCCAAACCACTTGTTGCCTTGACCGTTGATTCTTGATTGTCTCATGTGGATTGTatggaaataaattaattgttaaCTTGCTTTTGCTTTAACAGTCAATTCTTGATCTCACATATGGTCTTTGTATGGGAATAAACCAATGGTTcatgtgttttttctttccttaaatataaataatatatatgaaaattaaaacttcTGTAAATATGGATACACCCAATACACCAAAACTCATTACATgaataaacaattttaaaaaaaatttaaaaaaattgtttttaaaaataaatttcaaagtaTATAAATGCATAATTTtcgtaacaaaaaaaaaaaaaaaaaaaaagagttgctAGTCTTCCCAAAATCACTTCTAGACTtatagattttgaatttttttcttccgTACAAATACAGAATTTGTTTGGCAATGTTCTCTAAACTACCGGTCCAATTCACCTTTTTAAACCGTTTACTTATTGAACGAGTTGTCCACTCCTCCTCCGTTGACCAATGGGCTCTTGTGACCTTCCTGGTCCAGTTCGTCCTATTAAACCATTTACCTATCGAACAAGTTGTCAATTCCTCCTCCGCTGACCGGTGGCCTCCTAATAGGGTTTTCGGTCCGATTCGTCCTTTTAAACCATTTTACCTATCGAACGAGTAGCCCACTTCGCACCATTCTCTCTTTTGAGAAAGGTAGCCCAATTCTGGGCATAACTATGTAATAGCAAGCCTAGCACCACAAGACCCAATAGCTAGTTGCCTGCTTTGAGGCGAATCCCTTGTGTTTCCGACGTAGGATCATAATGACCGATTAAAAGTAAAATGAGATTTAAAACAGCAACAGGTCATAACCTCAAGGTAAGATGGTCACACCACTCTACTATACTTCCATTGGTGTTAAgattgataaaaaatgaattatatatattatttcaacatatatatatatatatacacttccattttcaatatatcttcatatttaatataaaagatgaagaaataaatattattattatttaattatatatatttttaatttgtaaaaattattttaaattttaataaaatataaattatatatttatgattttatcgGTCTGACCTTTGAATCCATATCTTTTCCAATTCAAtaattgtttcaattttttaaacattgtaaataactataatattttaaatttttaaataaaatttaatttatttaaaaatggacaTTATATAATAGCATtaacaataaaaacacaaatctCATATggtaaaattgtaaaattattaaaaggtGGGTGATAATTATTAATactaatacaaaaaaataaataatacagtTGGAGctaaattattttagtaaattataaaaataagtggcaatcccaagtcatttttaatcaaaaaaattattttagtaaattacTAATTTTGATTTGATGTTTTTAAAGAGGAAAGAGTAACCATAAATATGCTAAAAAAGGAAGTggattttaaaacacatttgtactggattattaaaattattattagtttttcaaaaagaatgataacatgttaaaatattaataaggaATCAtcatgttttaaattttcaagtaaatttcaattttgtggaccccgtactttggctcatgcgtttcccactcgatggcgagttcgatttttgttttaaaaatgatttttattgattaaaaatgacttagggttgccacttatttttgttttatttttaaaagggtaaacaaaataagaaagaaaaccctaaacgTGACTCATTGTTTTGAAAAagatggtctgtgaaaaaccggatcgggttccggggtcaggttacttatcgggaaagTACGGTatgaaccgtagcacccctctaagtccctaaaattgGGTCCCTACTGATAAAATTCTGATTGATCATTTGAAAGCTGAAGGGTATGTGCTAAATTCTGGTTTCTCATGGAGGGATTGATTGAATTCTGCTGATGGGAGAAGGCATTATGGGGGTTAGCATATGACTTAAtatttggaaccaaacataacttaaaagaACTGTTTAAGTTTTAGCACACTAGTTTTTGGTTTAAAGACCAGGCAGTTATACCATTGTTCAATGTACTTAGAATACTTTAGTGAAGAGACAGTGTAATTTAGAGTACGTTTGGGAATGATTctagaatgataaaaattagCATCTAAATTtgcatttctaacacttgaatgataaaaaatttcaaatattagaaatattaaaagtacaTCCTAGAAATGGCTCTTAGATGATTTAACCATCTAAATTACACTATCTCTTCATAATCATGTGTTCCAAAATGAAGGACCAATAGCTAAACCATTTAAACAACCAAGTTTGCACGGATAATCTCATAGCATTTGTGCATGCTCTACCTAATACTCATAAATTTTCTTCACATTTGAAGCACACACTTGCAAAGACAAGCATACAAATATCAAATAGTTAAAGAACTAATCAATTGCTAAAACCTAACAAGATCTATTGTTGTCCTTGTGGGTGATGCTTCATTCAGGCTTCCATCCTAAGTATTCTAAGTCCATTGAACTATGGTATaactaaggatgaaaatttaatatcttCAATATATCATGTATCGGGGGTGTCGATATAAATTTCGGATAGAAATTTTGATGGCCAgatttttcagtttttattgtcatttgtTGGATGGAATCTGCTACAACCACTGGAACAAGTTGTTCTTTGATAAAAGTTATACACCAAAATGTATACCTAAGAACActaaagatttattttattaaataaattaattttaattattttatttttacatttgatttaatttattataaaaaaaattaataaaagcataattatctatcttttttatataatttatatatttatcaaatataaatattaaaaaaattatacatattttattatttatttgatataattgaatacttttaaattaaaatggattctaattttaatattaaatatattttaaaattaaatatgttatcacattattattgtaaaaataatattgtgtaactaaataataaatatatacttataaaagttatatttttaaaaaaaagtaattttaaaatttgtggaTATGATGTTAAATTCCTAAGTAGCCCATGATCGACATCCTAGAAAAAGTGGGAATGTatggaaatgtttttaattaaaatatttatttaaaaaataacttatttttctaGAGAATagtataaatgattttttattagcatttcaataaaattttctaaatttttccaaaaacattgtttttcatactaaaaatatttttaaataataaaatatgttttcaaagtTCAAGTTTGTTTTGAAGTGATTTTAAGAAGATTAaagatttgtttgaaaattgtttttcaaaataaaaaaaactagaaaacacGTTTGATAATCACTACTTTGTCCTTCATCCATGACAACATTTGCCCTCATATTTCAACCATAAACATAGCATCCCTTTCACTCAATATATAAGGGCAAAAATGGTCCGAAAACTggaacatgaaaataaaaacaaaaacagcaTTTGCATTCTTCAATAAAtcattaaaacaatattactcgagaaaaaaattgcatcatctCCTTCAATGCTacctcaaaataaaaatatccaaACACTTCATTTAAATACATTGAATGTTGAAATTATAATCTTGACTTAAAGTCAAATTataagaattttagaaatttgataaatattatgaattgttatttatttagattttttttgtgttttagaaTTGAAATCCTAGTACAATTATGATTAGTCATAATAGGAATTGAAATCCTAGTATGattagtttattataaatagatttattattatgttgAAAAGTAGGACATAAAAGAGATGTCAAATCAGATCTAGAGGAAATGTGCATAATCACAAAAAAGTAACAATCATAAGGGAGACTGTTGAAATTATAATCCACCAAAATTCAAATGagaagaattttagaaattagataaatattaaaaattgttaattatttAGATTTTAGATGTTAATTAGGACTCCTAATCTAATAAGAATTGGAGTCCTAATACATAGGCGACATGCTCTAAAACTTGAAATaaggtgaatttttttttaaatataggtgtaattattattggttttcgaaatatatatatatatatatatatatatatatatatatatatatatatatatagtataactaattaattatgTATTCAATTCAATGAGAAGCGAGTGCATTAATATAACATGCATTAATATAATCCTAatgaagaaaatacaaaatcttatattaaaaagtaaacgAGAGTAAAGAAGTCCAATAATCTAAAGTAGTTGAGATCGCCATTTTAATCTAAACCTAACTTTGCAATTCGTAGATTTTTTAGATAACTCTCGCATCGCAAAAATTTGGTCAATTTCCAATCTGCTTTCATCACCATCAATTTGAACATCTTCCAAATAATGCCGCCAGCATTTGGTGGGACAAGATGTACAACACTTGGGGTTCTCCTCTTTGTTACTAAACTTGTTATATAGGACCTGCATTGTAATCACATTTTATAACCATAATTAGACTAAGAGTCCTATTTGGGTTTCTTGCTAAGAAATCTTAAGCTGTTTCATAATCCCAATAAGAGTTTTTATGCTTGTTTGACCAATTTTGTTCAAAGGACCCATGTCTTAGAAAAGAGTTTAAGATAAAAGTCattaactttaagttaattCAAATAAAGCCAGAATTAattaaaggaagaaaatttaTTACCTTTAAGAACTTGGCACTGGTCTCAATTGATAAAGTTTGAGGGTGACACATCCAAAGCATGCGATCTATGATGTACTGGAATCTACTGCAGTAATATACTATTAAATGTAAATGCTTGATATCATAAACAGGGGGAGATGGAATTGGCCTCAGCTTTCTGGGAATAATGAGCTCCTTCAATAAAACAGTAAGCAATGATTCAGAGAAAAagctttttgtaattaaaataaatgaataaataaataaataaaaggatgaGATGAAGGGAAATTTTACCTCTTTGGATTTTATGAGTAAATTTATAACTTGGCAATTCTtcgatttttcaaaaaattcctTCAATTGAAGGATGAAAAAATGGCTATAATCATTACAATTCCTGAAGTGAATCTCGGCTTCCCGCAGAGATGAAGTATTCATAGATGATATCATAGAGGTTAAAGGCATTCTATAGCCCAAATACGTAAATGATTGGAGATTTGGGGCATCAATCTTGAGTTTCGCCTCCCTCTGCCATTCAGATAGTCTTAGTTCTAATCTCTTGAGCTGATGATGCGAAATCTCAATCCTTTGCAATCGAGTGGAGTCTATCTCCAATCGCTCAAGATTCGGAACTCCAGAGACAAGATTTTGGAGCAAATCATTTGTTATATGTCGATCATGGAGTATTAATTCTCTCAGAAATTCACCGGGCGTCCAGACCACGTCACACAGCAAGCTTCTCTGATGATCATACATAAAATATTGAAGGCTTGGTGCATCGATTTCTATCCTTCTCAAATTATAACAGCAAGTTACTACAAGCCTATGTAGATTAGCAAGCCCCGAAACATGAAGCTTTTTCAATTTACCGCAAGATACAATATCCAAATCCTCGATCAACGGGCAACTTGATATCAGTTGCCGAATTGCTTGTTCATCACACAGGATTTTTCTTAAACACAACTTTCTTAGCGCCGGAAGATCTACATCACCACAGATTTCCAATCTACATTGCTCTAAACTGAGAACTGTAATTGTTGTGGTAGAAAAAATTTTAGCCGGCAAGCCGTAAGGCTCTGGTATTGACCTAGGTAGCAAATATAGATCTAGCTCCTTCACCTTCCTCTCAAGTGCCGCGTCGATCCACGAGTCTATCAGCGATTCTGATTCAATGTCATTGAGATGCAGACGGAGCTGAAGTCTTGCAAGACTTACGTCTTTCTGACGGAGTCTTAGGGAGGAATCGATGGCATTGATGAATGAGGAGACATCAAAGTTTTTGCGACGTGAATGGAAGAAATCCGGAGACTGAAACATTAAAACggagagagaggaaaaaggaGATAGCTTTCGCCATGCCTTTGAGAGCAAACTGGTTCGAGCAATTTCCTTAGTAGGAAGTAAACTCAAGATTCTTATCAATATGTCATCAGGCAGGTACGATATTCGATCTTGTTCCTCCACCATTACTGAAACTGAAACTATTCTCATGCAAGATTGCgtgtatttaataataatatatagaaatcAACATTCCTAATTCCATTAGGTGTTTTGAGGAAATCAAAAATAAGAAGGAAGTCGTTGTATTCCTACTATACCTTAATTCTCTCCTACCTTCCAAAAACggtatgattttaatttttttttttaataataatatatagaaatcAATATTCCTAATTCCCCcggaaattttgaggaaaataataaaaaataaaaggcatttttttcacattggatagaattttgtttttgaaaataattcagaatcattttaatttatttttaaaaaaaatcttttttgagaacattatcaaacaaaattagaatttgtacaaaaggaaaaaaaaatctatatccATATAAAGtattaatattacaattttataatttttaatagtatatttgatcaaggaaagaaaaaacactaagaaaaataatttttttattttttattttaatatgaaaaatagtaaagagaatcAAATgtagttaaaaaattttatatttttaaatagacagttaaaattattattgatattCAATAAGAGATGGGACACCAAAATGTGTGAAGCGTCATCTCTTCTAAGATACAATAACATCGAACACAAAGAGGAATACGAACCCTTAATATCATCTCTACAATCAGAATTTAGAGTCAAAGGAgacaatttcaaattcaaaaaaggAGTATGGAGGGCCAACACTTCAACTACAATATTGGGCTATCTCCAAGATCATAACACATCACAATTTTTATCAGAATACTCACAATATCACAAGCTAAATGCAGAGATGGGCCACCCTTAAGGTGCTAAAAGAATATGTTATAGCAGAAACCTAACCAAGTTGCTTTTTAACATATAACCCCTTTGACACACACAGCTCCTAATCtgttaaacaaaaatatcagtTCAAAGATGAAAACTTCTGAGTGAAATGCACCCACTAAATTACTATAAAACATTGTCTGGTGCCTTTTTAATGTAGTAGCATTCTTAATACGATAGGCGAGAGCGGTTGCCAAAACTATTTGGTTACTTGTACAGTGTTTCAAGTGAAAATGTCTGATCAGCTACCTACTAATATCTTGAAATATATATACCTTACAGACTCATCAATTCTTTAAATGAGACCTGACCAGTAGATGACAGTTGCAAATTTAAAACAGGCTCTGCATCCTAGGCTATATCATACATGGCAACTCTCAAGTAAGATAccaaaaaacgaaaaaaaaaaaaaggctctgAAATCTATCACAAAATTGGATCTGGGAGATGGTGATAACCTGTGGTGTGCAACCTTTCTATAGTgtgtgaaaatgtgaaaattctAGAAGATGAGGAGCAAGTTTTCAGCAAATCCCATGGAGCTCCAAAGTTTTGACCTATGGTAATAATCCGACTAGGATTTTTTCCATTTCCAGCAATACTTGTTTACAAGCCCGGTGAAATAACTTAATTATTAATCAGCTTCCCTTTATGCCTTTACTCGTAT from Vitis vinifera cultivar Pinot Noir 40024 chromosome 9, ASM3070453v1 includes these protein-coding regions:
- the LOC100265139 gene encoding putative F-box protein At3g44060, which produces MRIVSVSVMVEEQDRISYLPDDILIRILSLLPTKEIARTSLLSKAWRKLSPFSSLSVLMFQSPDFFHSRRKNFDVSSFINAIDSSLRLRQKDVSLARLQLRLHLNDIESESLIDSWIDAALERKVKELDLYLLPRSIPEPYGLPAKIFSTTTITVLSLEQCRLEICGDVDLPALRKLCLRKILCDEQAIRQLISSCPLIEDLDIVSCGKLKKLHVSGLANLHRLVVTCCYNLRRIEIDAPSLQYFMYDHQRSLLCDVVWTPGEFLRELILHDRHITNDLLQNLVSGVPNLERLEIDSTRLQRIEISHHQLKRLELRLSEWQREAKLKIDAPNLQSFTYLGYRMPLTSMISSMNTSSLREAEIHFRNCNDYSHFFILQLKEFFEKSKNCQVINLLIKSKEELIIPRKLRPIPSPPVYDIKHLHLIVYYCSRFQYIIDRMLWMCHPQTLSIETSAKFLKVLYNKFSNKEENPKCCTSCPTKCWRHYLEDVQIDGDESRLEIDQIFAMRELSKKSTNCKVRFRLKWRSQLL